The nucleotide sequence CCAATTTTTACTTTTGATGGCACAATTACTTCAAAATGTGTGGCTGGGCCACCATAAACTTTTGGGATATAAACTGATAAAAGGGTAAAAATAATTATAAAAGTTAGAAGGACTACCCTTCCTTTTTTCATTAGTTTAAAACCTCCTTTTCTTGTTTCACTAAAAATCCCCTTGTTTATAAACTATTTTTACTATTAAATTTAAAAAAATCAAGGGGAGAATTAATTCTCCCCTGGGTAAGTAATTAAAATTCTTCTTTCCAAAGACCTCCATTCAACTTTTGCGCCAAATGCTTCCATAATAAATCTAACTGGTAAATATACTCTATCATTTTTAATAATAGGTGATGTATCCATCTTATATGGTTTTCCATTTAAAGAAGCAACATTAGAATCTGGTGATAATTTTAAAATTTTCTTTAATCCTTCACTATTTTCAATTGTTATTGTAACAATTCTTACAACTGAGTCCCAATCAACTGTTGCTCCAATAGATTCACTAATAAATCTCAATGGAACCATAGTTCTATTATTATAAATAAATGGTGGATAATCTAAAATTTTTGTGTACTCATTTACTTTTGCTTCAATTTTCCCAATTATTAACTCAATTTTAACCCTTGGATTCCATATAACACCTATACTTTTTCTTGTTGTATTACCAGCCTTATCAATTAAAATAAAATCTAAAACATTTGTTCCTGCTTTTTTGAGTTCAAAACGCCCATCAAATTTTCCATCTTCTCTAATTAAAATTTCTTCACCATTAACCGTAAGTTTTCCTCCTATTTCTCCCTTACCTTTTATTTCTATAATTTTATCATAAACAACAAGCCAAGGTGTTGGATATTCAATAATAAATTCTGGTGGAATTGTATCTCTTATTACTTTTATAACTTCAAAAAATTCATTTCCAGCAATATCTATTAATATAAAAGTTATTGAATTTGTTCCCTCAAAAAGTTCAACTTCTGTTATAAAAGTACCATCTTCTTTTATATTAACTCTTTTGCCTTGAATAAGTAAAATCGAGCTACTTTCTGAAACAGAACCAGATAGTTCAATTTTTTCTTTATTAAAATACATTCCATCTTGAATATTTATTGAATTAATTTTTGGAATTGTCGTATCGACCTTAAAACTTTTTTCTTTTATTTCTTCTTCACTTCCTAATTTATCTTTTGCAAAATAGTACAAAGTGTGTATTCCTTCTGGTGGTGTTAATAGACCTTTATATTCGTTCCAAGGTCCATTATCCCATTTATAAAATATTGTCGGTTCTTTGTCATATTTTGAAGATGAGGTAAAGGTGATAACTGGTGTTGTCTTGTAAAATCCATTCATTCCATCTGGTTCAGGTCTTGATAAGATTATTTTTGTTTCAGGTTGTGGGTAGATAAGAAAAGTTTTTGTATTAATTGGAGTTGGTTCTTTTGATGTATAAACAGTTAAATAATATTCTCCTTCATCGATAAATTTTATATTTGTGTCCTGAGAAATATAAATAACAAAATCTTCTTCTCTTCCAATTGGAACAGGAGTTTGAATTGTTAACATTGATTTGTCTTTTGAAATATTAACTGATTTTGACAATGGTATGCCCTTAATTTTTATTAAATCTTGCTTTATGTTTTGTGGAAGTTCAACTTTTTGTGGAAATTTAATGTAAATATAATCATTTACATTTAATGAACCACCAGGTCCTGTTTTTAAAACAATTTCAAGTGATATTGCTCTTTTTGTTGAAGGTGGAATTGCTTTTGTTGATATAGAAGATAATATTGATTCAATTAAAGTATATGGTGAAGATAAAACTTCTGTTTTCTCTTTTGATGTCCAAGCCCTTAATCTATATTCTCCTGGATTATCAGGATTTTTTATTCCTGCTTCCTTTGAAATAATTATTTCAACTTTTTCTTCATTGCCAACTTTAACTGGTATTTTAATAGTTAAAATTTTATTTGAATTATCAACAACAGGAGATTTTGTTAAATTTATTCCATTAACTAAAATTAAATTTTTATCAATTTCATTTGGAAGTTTTGTATAAGAAGGAAATTTTAAATAAATTTCTTCACCTTCTAACAAAGAACCATGTTTTCCTGTTTTAAAACTAATTTTATATTCTGCTTCAACTTTTGTAACAGGAGGGCTAACTACAACTTTTAAATCAGAAATAATTGATTCAACAATTTTATAGGAATAAGATGTTATAAATGTTGGTTCTCTACTTGTTGCAACTTGAAGAGTATAATCTCCACTTTTTGTTGGATTTTTAATTCCAAATTTATCTGTAAAAACAATTTTAACACTTGAGTTATTTGAAATATTTATTGAAACTTTTAATGTTATTTTTCTTCCTGTTGAAATAATAAGATCGCTTGGATTAAATCCATTAATTGTTACTTCGTTTTTATCTGCAACTCCTGGTATATATGTATCATCAGGAAATTTTATTGTAATTACATCATAATCTTTTATTAAAGCACCTGCAGTGCCTGTATTAAACTCAATGGTATATTTTGCTTCTGTATCAACAACATTTGGCTCAACTTCAACTTTTGGTCTAGAGATAACAGAATAATAAATTGTGTAAGGTAGAGAGGTAACAGGTGTTGGTTCTTTACTTGTATAAACTTGAAGATTGTATGTTCCAGATTTTGAAGGATTTATTATTCCAATATTTAATGGGAATGTTATTATAACAAAAGAGCCATTTGATAATGAATATGGAAAAATTAATCTTATTGTTCTTAAAGAAACATAAGATATAGAAACAGGATATCCATTAATTAATGCTCCAAAATAAGGAGGTCCAAAAGGAATAAAAGTGTCAAAAGGAAAAATAATTGTTACTGAATCAACTCCACCTATCACACCTCCATTTGGTCCAAGATTAAATCTTATATTATATTCTGCAGGAGAACCTGCATAAGGTGGATTTACATCAACTTTTGGTTGGGAAATTTGACTTATTATATAGATATCAGTTATCCCATAAATAGTATATGATCCTCCTGGTGGAAATTGTGCTTTTAGTTGAATATGTCCCCAATCTGTCATTTGAATTGATACATTATCAGTATTAGTGTTCGTTGTTGTAAAAATTGCAGCGCCTGGGTCAGGATCTGATATTGGAATTATAGACCAATCAAATTTATCTTCCCACCCATATAATGTTTGAACTTTTGTTCTTTTGTTTCCATACGCATCGTAACTTTCTGCAACAAAATTTTTAGTTTCACCAACAAAACTATTGTATGGATTAGGTGAAATAATTATATTTTGAATTAAATTTGGAATTACCTTAAAATTATTATTAAAATTTATAATAAAACTTGCTCCTCTTTTTAACTTTAAGTTTCCAATCAAAGAACCTGCTTTTGTAGTATTAATAGAATTATTTATACTAATCACAACTTGACCTGAAGATGTTTGATTTCCAGTAACAGGGATATTTATAATATTTAAAGATTTGGTTATTACTCCAAAAGTTGCTCCTATTGTATTTGTTGTAATATTAATTGTTGAACTATTAAAATTGAACCCCAAAGGAAATGTAATTATTAAAATATCTCCATTTTGAAGAATGGGAAGATTATTATCAAAATTAATTGTAATGCTCCAATTTGCATTAGTTTTTCCTGCTGTATCATCTCCCACTGTAAATTGATTTCCAGGAGTTATTGGATTAAAAGTTGCACCTATAACATTTGCATTTACTTTAATTGATAGAAAACTTATTCCTAAAAAAATTAATAGTATAAAAATCAAAATTCTTTTCATAATATATTTACCTCCTTTTAATTATAAACTTCTTTTACTTCATTTAGTTTCAAAAAATTAGAGATTCTGTAAATAAATTTTGTTCCATTGTATAATTTAAATATGAGTATTGAAATAGAAAAGAAAATTTTAAAAGGTTTTATAGTAGATAGATTCTCTATATCAAAATCTTTATCAGAAGGGTTTAAGGTTGAATATTTTGAAGATCCAAAAACAACAACTATTCTTAATGCAGTTTTAGATATTTATGAAGGAAGAGGAGAAATTGATTATATAGATTTTCAAACAGTTAGAAGGCATCTTGAAAAAAGAGGGGTTTTTGATGATGAAATAAAAAGAACTTTGTCGGAAATAGAAGATATAGAAACACCAGCTCTTGCTCTATTAATGTCTTACATAGATATTTTAAGAATAAGAAATGGAGAAAGAAGATTAATAAATATTTCAAATGAGATAAAAGATTTTGTTGAAAGAAGAGGACCACACAAACTTGAAGATATTGCAACATTCGCTGTAACTATGGCAGAAGAACTTCAAAGAATAGCTCTTGAAAGATTACATAAAAAACTTGTACCTTCTGAAAATATAATTAAAAACATAGTTAGAGATGTTTTTGAAAAGAGAAAATACCATGGATTTTCTCTTGAACCATTTAACTCTTTAAACAAATCTCTTCTTGGCTTAAGACCAGGCTTTTATTATGCACTTGCAGGTGCACCAAGAAGGGGAAAAACAAATTTCTTACTCCATCTTGCTGTAAATATAATAGCAAATGAAAGAGTGCCAGTTTTATATTATTCATGGGAACAAACATCAAGAATTTTGAATTTAAGAATTCTTTCTCAAGAATCAAGATTAAATCCTGTAAAAATTATTTCAGGGGAGTTAAATGAAGAAGAGTTCAAAAGATTTGAAGATGCATATAAAAAACTTCAAGATATTTTTCCGTTTTTATATATTATTGAAGGAAGTAGTAGTGATACTTTAGAAAAAATAGAAGCACATGCTTATAATATTATGCAGAGTCATAGATGTGAAACAGTTGTTATATTTCTTGATTATATACAAAAAATTCCTATTGAATCAAAAGGTTATGTTGTTTTAGAAGAAAAAGTTGATGAAGTTTCAGGTAAAATTGCTATGCTTTCACTTTCTCTTAAATCACCAATTGTTGCAATTTCTGCTCTTGATAAAGAAGGATGCAAATTAGACGAAGAAGGAATTGAAAGACCTACAATGTTCCATTCAACTGGGGGTGGTGACATTGAATATGATTCTGATGTTGCAATGGTCTTAGTAAAAAATCATAAAGAGACGAATGAGTTAAAAGAAAAATTATTAAATCTTGTAAAAAATGGGCAACTTCTTCCAGAGGATATGCCAAATATAGATATAATTGATCTTTATATAGATAAAAATAGAGATGCTCCTGAAGGAACTTCAAATGTTATTCAATATCTATTTTTTATTGATTCAAATAAATTTATTGAAATTGGATACAAAGATCCATCAGAGAAATATACTTATGCAAAAATAAGTGAAATTGTTGAGAGATTAAGAAAAGAAGGTTATTTAAAATTGATAACAAAAGAGGAGCAGATAAAAGAAAAACCAAGATTTTCAGGTTTTGAACCTGTATAGTTGACATAAATTCACTTTTATATTAAATAAATAATTATCTATTTTGTTATTATGGAGGATTTATGCTTGATATCAAATTCATAAGAAGTAACCCAGAACTCATAAGAGAATCACTTAAAGCAAGAGGGTATTCAGATGAAATTTTAGATGAATTTTTAAGAGTTGATAAAGAAAGGTTATCGCTTTTAAAAGAATTTGAAGAACTTAAACATAATTTAAACATTTTATCAAAAAAAGTTGCAGAACTTAAAAAAAGTGGAGAAGATATAGGAGACATTCTTCTTGAATCAAAAGAGCTCTCTGATAAGATTGAAAATATAAAAGAAAAATTAAAAGTAGTTGAAGATAATTTAAATGAGATAGTTTTAAGAATACCAAATATTCCTCATGAAAGTGTACCTAAGGGTATTGATAGTACATATAACATAGAAGTAAGAAGATGGGGAAAAATTAGAGAATTCAATTTTGAGCCTAAAACTCACTGGGAATTAGGGGAAGAACTTAAAATTCTTGATCAAGAAAGAGCAAGTAAACTCTCTGGGTCAAGATTTAGTTTATTTAAAGGATTTGGCGCTCATCTAGAAAGAGCACTTATTAATTTTATGTTAGATTTACATATTAAAAAACATAATTATACTGAGATATTTCCTCCTTTTCTTGTAAGGGGTGAAATTATGGTTGGAACTGGTCAACTTCCTAAATTTGGTGAAGATATGTATAAAATTGAAGAGGAAGATTTGTGGCTTATACCTACTGCTGAAGTCCCTTTAACCAATTTACATAAAGGTGAAATTTTAGAAGAAAGTGAACTTCCAAAATATTATACTGCTTATACAGCATGCTTTAGAAGAGAAGCTGGTGCAGCAGGAAAAGATACAAGAGGATTAATAAGAGTTCATCAATTTGACAAAGTTGAACTAGTTAAAATTGTTAAACCAGAAGACTCTTATTTTGAACTTGAAAAACTTGTAAATGAAGCAGAAGATGTTTTAAAAGAACTTAATCTCCCTTATAGAGTAATGCTACTTTCAACTGGGGATATGTCGGGATTTTCTGCAAGTAAAACTTATGACATTGAAGTATGGATGCCATCTTATGGAAGATATGTAGAAATATCTTCTTGTTCAAATTGTACTGATTTTCAAGCAAGAAGAATGAATACGAGGTTTAGAAGAGAAAATGGAAAAATTGAATTTGTTCATACATTAAATGGTTCAGGAGTAGCAATAGGAAGGTGCTTTGCTGCATTGATTGAAAACTATCAAAATGAAGATGGCTCAATATCAATTCCTGATGTATTGATACCATATTTTGGAGTTGATAAAATAAAAAAAGACTAGGAGGTAGTTATGATTAAAATAATTAAGAATAAACCTTTTTTAAGTAAAAAAAACTTTAATTGTAGAGAATGCGCAACTCCATGTAAATCTGCATGTAAAACATCAATGACAGTTGGTAATCAAAATTGTGAGAGAGATAGAGAAGAAAAAAAATTTGTCTTCTAAACCTCCATTTTTTCATAAATTTTCTTTTTTAGACAGATTTTTTGTTTTTTTTCCTATATCTGGAAGTTTAATTGAAATTGACGAAAAATTTTTTTTAAATTTAAATTATGATAGTGAAATAAAAGATCCCTTTTTTGAAGAAGAGAGAAAATTTTGGGAAAGCTTTGAATTGAGTTTTGATCCACCAAGTAACTTAAAATCTTTATGCCTTCTCATATCACAAACATGTAATATGAAATGTGATTACTGTTTTGTAAGTGAAGGTACTTATGGAGAAAAAGATAGTTTAATGAATGAAGAAATAAGTTTGAAAGCAGTTGATTTTTTAATTGAAAATTCAAAAACTAAAAATATAGAAATTGATTTTTTTGGTGGAGAACCTCTTTTAAATTGGATGGTCGTTAAAAAAACAATTGAGTATGGTAATAAAAAAGCTAAAGAAAGCGGGAAAATTTTAAGATTTTCTTTAACAACAAATGGGATTTTGCTCAATGAAGAGAAATTAAATTTTTTAAAAGAAAATTTTGTTAGTTTAATAATATCGCTTGATGGCCCTAAAGAGATAAATAATATACACAGAAGACTCAAAAATGGTTTAACTTCTTTCGATATAATTATTAAAAATTTAGAAAAATTAAAAGATTATGATGGTTATTACATAAGAGGGACATTTACAAATAAAACTAAAAATATATTTAAAAGTGCAAAGTATTTTTATGAACAAGGTTATAAAAATATTTCTCTTGAACCTGTTATTTTAGAAAAAGACAATTCTTTAAGTTTAAAGGAGAGCGATATAGAAGAAATTAAAATTGAATATGAGAAACTTGGAGAATTAATTTATAAAGAGAAATTAAAAGGAAAAATTTTAAATTTTTATCATTTCAATGTAGATTTATCAAATGGTCCCTGTCTTGGTAAAATGAATTTTGGTTGTGGTGCAGGAGTGGAGTATTTAGCAGTTGATACAAAAGGAGATCTTTATCCTTGCCACTTTTTAAAAGAATTTGAAGAGTTTAAAATCGGGAATATATTTGATGGAATTGAGGAAAATAAGAGAAATTATTTTATTTTTTTAAATGATATTAATTCAAAAGAAAATTGTAAAAGTTGTTGGTCAAAATTTTTATGTGGTGGAGGTTGCATTGCTCATTCATATTTCATAAACAAAAATCCTTTAAAAATACCAAAAGATTTTTGTGAACTTCAAAAGAAAAGATTAGAAATAGGACTTTTTTTAAATAGTATATAATTTAATTAAAACTAATTAATTTAAGGGGTGATAGATGAATGAAAAGATATTAGAAAAAATAGCCCTTGAAAGGGCAGTGATAGAATCAGAAAGGTGTCTTTTTTGTTTTGATGCACCCTGTGAAAAAGGATGTCCAATAAATCTTCCAATTTCAAATTTTATCTATTTTATAAAAAATAAAAACTTTAAATCTGCCTATGAATTGATAAGAGAAAATCATCCCTTAATTTCTATTGCTGGTTGTGTGTGCCCTGAAGAAATTTTATGTCAAGTCAATTGTACAAGAGGAATGATAGACGAACCTATAAAAATCAGAGAACTACATAATTTTTTAACTGAATATTTTACTGACAACCGAAATCTATATCTTCCAGATTATAGATATGAAGAGGTTGCCATAATTGGCGGTGGTCCAGCCTCTCTTTCTTGTGCATTTTACTTAAGAACTTTAGGTTATAAACCAGTTATGTTTTCTGATGAAATAGGTGGTATTCCACTTAAAGAAATTTCAAACTTTAGATTAAAAGATGATGCTCTCAAAAAAGATTTGGATTTTATAAAAGAAAATTTTATATACAAATTTGAAAATAAAAAAATTGAAAAACTTGATGAGGTTTTAGGAATTTATAAAGCGATATTTATAGGAATTGGTCTTTCAGATGAAATTGAACTTCAAATTGATGGAATAGAAAAAAAGGGTGTTTATAAAGGAAGAGAGGTTTTAAGAAAAATTAAAAGAGGTGATAATTTAGAATTTGGAGAAAGAATAGGAATTATTGGTGGAGGGAATGTTGCTTTCGAAATTGCAAATACATTAAAGACAATCTATCCAGATAAAGAAATTTTAATTTTATACAGAAGAGGTGTTAGTGACTTAAAATGTTACCCCGAAGAGTTTAATAGAGCAAAAAAACTTAAAGTAGATTTCTTTTTTGGAGTAATTCCAAATGAGATAGTAGGAAAAGATAAAGTTGAAGGATTAAAAGTTTGCCAGGTTAGTTTAAAAGAAGAAGATAAAGATGGTAGAAGGAAACCTGAAAAAATAGAAGATAGTGAATTTATTATTCCATTATCAGATATTATAATTGCAATTGGTCAAAAATTAGAAGATGAAATATTTCCTGAACTATTAAGAGAAAATGGATTAATAAAAGTTAATGAAAACTATATGACAAACATAAAAGGAGTTTTTGCTGGTGGTGATTGTATAAATGGAGGTGACACAATAACTAGAGCGGCTAATGAGGGAAAGTTAGCAGCATTCAAAATTCATGAATATATGAGGAGGATATAAAAATGTTTATATTAAAAGATTTATCTATAGATTTTCTTGGCATTAAACTTGAAAATCCTTTTATACTTTCAGCCTCGCCATCTACTGATGAATTAGAAATGATAATAAAAGGACTTGAGTTTGGTTGGGCTGGAGTTATTCTAAAGACAACTTCTGTGGAAGAAAATCCTGTTCTATTAAAATATCCAATGATGTCTTCATTTGGATCATATTCAAAAAAAGTATTTGGACTTGGAAATATAGATTTAATTTCAAAATATCATATCGATGAAGTTGAAAAAAGGGTAAAGATTCTTAAAGAGAAATTTCCAAACAAAATGATTGGTGCAAGTATAATGGGGAGTAAAAAAGAAGATTGGCAAAATTTAGTTTATAGATTAAAAAAAGCAGAAGTTGATTTAATTGAATGTTCATTTTCATGCCCCCAAGGAAGCATGGGTGAAGCTCCTGGAAGAATGCTTGCACAATCTGTTGAAGCAACAGAAAAGGTAACATCTTGGGTAAAAGAGGCTGCTGGTGATACTCCAGTTTTAATTAAAATTACTCCTCAAGTTACAGATATAGTTGAAGTTGCAGAGGCAGTTAAAAGAGGTGGTGCAGATGGAATAACAGCAAGCAATACTATACCTTCTCTTCTTGGAATAGATATTTACACATTTGAACCTTATCCTTCTGTCTTTGGTTATTCATCTTATTCAGGTCTTTCTGGTAATGCAATAAAACCAATAACTTTGAGAACAATTGCTGAAATAAAAAGAAATGTTGATATAGTAATTTCTGGAAATGGAGGTGCATATTCATCAAGAGATGCAATTGAATTTATGCTTGTAGGTGCTAGTAATGTCCAATTTTGTACACTTCCAATGGTTTATGGTTTTAGAGTAATTGATGAATTAAAAAGAGGTCTATCACATTATCTAGATGAGATGGGTTTTAAATCACCTTTAGAAATAGTTGGCAAAACAATTGAAAAAATTAAAACAAATGAAGAATTATTTATTTTAGATATAGTTAAAGCAAAAATTGATGAAGAAAAATGTGTTGGATGTCAACTATGTTTTGTAAGTTGCAGAGATGGTGGACATATGGCAATTGAATTACAAAATGGGAAAAGGATACCAAAAGTAAATGAAGAAAAATGTGTTGGATGTGCTTTATGTATGCAGGTTTGCCCTGTTGATGCTATTAAGATTTATGAAAAAAGAGGAGAATTAGAACACTATTTTATAAGAAGATGAAAAAAATAGTTATAAATTTTAAATTAAATGGAGAAGAAATAGTTGATGAAGTCCCTGTTAATAAAACTTTAGTTGAATATTTAAGAGATAATTTACATCTTACTGGAACAAAAGAGGGGTGCTCAAAAGGAGAGTGTGGGGCTTGTACAGTAATAATTGATGGTAATATTTATGATTCTTGTCTTATTTTAATGCCAGAAGTTAATAATAAAGAGGTAATTACAATTGAAGGAATTAAAGACAAGGCTGATTTTATTGATTATTTAATAGATGAAGGTTCATTTCAATGTGGTTTTTGTGCTTCAGGCTTTGTAGTAACTTTATATTCTACTCTTGAAAAAAGAAGGTTAACTAATATAGATGAGTTAAGAGAGGCTATTTCTGGAAATTTATGTAGATGCACTGGGTATAAGAAAATTATTGATGCAATTAAAAAATATTTAGAAAAATTTGAGGGGTAAAATGAAAGAGTTTGAATATTTTAGACCAAAAAATCTTAAAGAAACTTTAGAACTAGCAAAAGAATTTAAAGAAAATAAAAGATTTCTTGCAGGTGGGACAGATTTAATAGTAAGGTTAAAAGAAAATTTAATTAAAGAAGAAAATATAATTGATTTAAAAGATATAGATGAATTAAAAGGAATAAGAGAAAATGGAGAAAATATAGAGATAGGACCACTTGTTACATTTACAGAAATAATTGAATCTGATATTTTAAATAAATATTCACCACTTCTTGTTCTTGCTTCAAAAAAAATGGGTTCACCTCAAATAAGAAATAAGGGCACAATTGGTGGTAATTTATGTAATGCATCACCTGCAGGTGATGCAATTCCCCCAATTATGTGTGAAGATGCCAAACTTGTTTTAAAATCTTTAAATAGTGAAAGAATTTTGAATATTGAACACTTTTTTATTGGACCAGGTAAAACAGTCTTAAATAATGATGAAATACTTTACAAAATTATAATTAAAAAGTGGAAAATTTCTCAATTTGGTTATTTCAATAAACTTGGACAAAGAAACGCTTTAACTATATCTATTGCTTCAAATTGTATAAAAATTGACAAAGATGGTAATTTTATAAAAGATATAAAAATCTCTTTGGGTTCAGTTTCACCAAAAGTAATAAGAGCAAAAAAAGTTGAAGAGGCTATTTTAAATTCAAGAAAGTTAGATGAAAATGAATTATTTAAAATATCTTCACTTGTTGTAAATGAAATCGATCCAATAACTGATGTAAGAGGCTCAAGAGAATATAGAATGGAGGTTTCAAAATATCTTCTTTTTGAGAGTTTATTAATTCTATTCAATTATTCTAAGGAGTAAAAAATGAGTGTAAAAATTGAAAATATAAAAATTGAAGAGGAAA is from Caldisericia bacterium and encodes:
- the preA gene encoding NAD-dependent dihydropyrimidine dehydrogenase subunit PreA, encoding MFILKDLSIDFLGIKLENPFILSASPSTDELEMIIKGLEFGWAGVILKTTSVEENPVLLKYPMMSSFGSYSKKVFGLGNIDLISKYHIDEVEKRVKILKEKFPNKMIGASIMGSKKEDWQNLVYRLKKAEVDLIECSFSCPQGSMGEAPGRMLAQSVEATEKVTSWVKEAAGDTPVLIKITPQVTDIVEVAEAVKRGGADGITASNTIPSLLGIDIYTFEPYPSVFGYSSYSGLSGNAIKPITLRTIAEIKRNVDIVISGNGGAYSSRDAIEFMLVGASNVQFCTLPMVYGFRVIDELKRGLSHYLDEMGFKSPLEIVGKTIEKIKTNEELFILDIVKAKIDEEKCVGCQLCFVSCRDGGHMAIELQNGKRIPKVNEEKCVGCALCMQVCPVDAIKIYEKRGELEHYFIRR
- the serS gene encoding serine--tRNA ligase, yielding MLDIKFIRSNPELIRESLKARGYSDEILDEFLRVDKERLSLLKEFEELKHNLNILSKKVAELKKSGEDIGDILLESKELSDKIENIKEKLKVVEDNLNEIVLRIPNIPHESVPKGIDSTYNIEVRRWGKIREFNFEPKTHWELGEELKILDQERASKLSGSRFSLFKGFGAHLERALINFMLDLHIKKHNYTEIFPPFLVRGEIMVGTGQLPKFGEDMYKIEEEDLWLIPTAEVPLTNLHKGEILEESELPKYYTAYTACFRREAGAAGKDTRGLIRVHQFDKVELVKIVKPEDSYFELEKLVNEAEDVLKELNLPYRVMLLSTGDMSGFSASKTYDIEVWMPSYGRYVEISSCSNCTDFQARRMNTRFRRENGKIEFVHTLNGSGVAIGRCFAALIENYQNEDGSISIPDVLIPYFGVDKIKKD
- a CDS encoding xanthine dehydrogenase family protein subunit M, which translates into the protein MKEFEYFRPKNLKETLELAKEFKENKRFLAGGTDLIVRLKENLIKEENIIDLKDIDELKGIRENGENIEIGPLVTFTEIIESDILNKYSPLLVLASKKMGSPQIRNKGTIGGNLCNASPAGDAIPPIMCEDAKLVLKSLNSERILNIEHFFIGPGKTVLNNDEILYKIIIKKWKISQFGYFNKLGQRNALTISIASNCIKIDKDGNFIKDIKISLGSVSPKVIRAKKVEEAILNSRKLDENELFKISSLVVNEIDPITDVRGSREYRMEVSKYLLFESLLILFNYSKE
- a CDS encoding SPASM domain-containing protein yields the protein MREIEKKKNLSSKPPFFHKFSFLDRFFVFFPISGSLIEIDEKFFLNLNYDSEIKDPFFEEERKFWESFELSFDPPSNLKSLCLLISQTCNMKCDYCFVSEGTYGEKDSLMNEEISLKAVDFLIENSKTKNIEIDFFGGEPLLNWMVVKKTIEYGNKKAKESGKILRFSLTTNGILLNEEKLNFLKENFVSLIISLDGPKEINNIHRRLKNGLTSFDIIIKNLEKLKDYDGYYIRGTFTNKTKNIFKSAKYFYEQGYKNISLEPVILEKDNSLSLKESDIEEIKIEYEKLGELIYKEKLKGKILNFYHFNVDLSNGPCLGKMNFGCGAGVEYLAVDTKGDLYPCHFLKEFEEFKIGNIFDGIEENKRNYFIFLNDINSKENCKSCWSKFLCGGGCIAHSYFINKNPLKIPKDFCELQKKRLEIGLFLNSI
- a CDS encoding (2Fe-2S)-binding protein, with protein sequence MKKIVINFKLNGEEIVDEVPVNKTLVEYLRDNLHLTGTKEGCSKGECGACTVIIDGNIYDSCLILMPEVNNKEVITIEGIKDKADFIDYLIDEGSFQCGFCASGFVVTLYSTLEKRRLTNIDELREAISGNLCRCTGYKKIIDAIKKYLEKFEG
- a CDS encoding FAD-dependent oxidoreductase, producing MNEKILEKIALERAVIESERCLFCFDAPCEKGCPINLPISNFIYFIKNKNFKSAYELIRENHPLISIAGCVCPEEILCQVNCTRGMIDEPIKIRELHNFLTEYFTDNRNLYLPDYRYEEVAIIGGGPASLSCAFYLRTLGYKPVMFSDEIGGIPLKEISNFRLKDDALKKDLDFIKENFIYKFENKKIEKLDEVLGIYKAIFIGIGLSDEIELQIDGIEKKGVYKGREVLRKIKRGDNLEFGERIGIIGGGNVAFEIANTLKTIYPDKEILILYRRGVSDLKCYPEEFNRAKKLKVDFFFGVIPNEIVGKDKVEGLKVCQVSLKEEDKDGRRKPEKIEDSEFIIPLSDIIIAIGQKLEDEIFPELLRENGLIKVNENYMTNIKGVFAGGDCINGGDTITRAANEGKLAAFKIHEYMRRI
- a CDS encoding copper amine oxidase N-terminal domain-containing protein, yielding MKRILIFILLIFLGISFLSIKVNANVIGATFNPITPGNQFTVGDDTAGKTNANWSITINFDNNLPILQNGDILIITFPLGFNFNSSTINITTNTIGATFGVITKSLNIINIPVTGNQTSSGQVVISINNSINTTKAGSLIGNLKLKRGASFIINFNNNFKVIPNLIQNIIISPNPYNSFVGETKNFVAESYDAYGNKRTKVQTLYGWEDKFDWSIIPISDPDPGAAIFTTTNTNTDNVSIQMTDWGHIQLKAQFPPGGSYTIYGITDIYIISQISQPKVDVNPPYAGSPAEYNIRFNLGPNGGVIGGVDSVTIIFPFDTFIPFGPPYFGALINGYPVSISYVSLRTIRLIFPYSLSNGSFVIITFPLNIGIINPSKSGTYNLQVYTSKEPTPVTSLPYTIYYSVISRPKVEVEPNVVDTEAKYTIEFNTGTAGALIKDYDVITIKFPDDTYIPGVADKNEVTINGFNPSDLIISTGRKITLKVSINISNNSSVKIVFTDKFGIKNPTKSGDYTLQVATSREPTFITSYSYKIVESIISDLKVVVSPPVTKVEAEYKISFKTGKHGSLLEGEEIYLKFPSYTKLPNEIDKNLILVNGINLTKSPVVDNSNKILTIKIPVKVGNEEKVEIIISKEAGIKNPDNPGEYRLRAWTSKEKTEVLSSPYTLIESILSSISTKAIPPSTKRAISLEIVLKTGPGGSLNVNDYIYIKFPQKVELPQNIKQDLIKIKGIPLSKSVNISKDKSMLTIQTPVPIGREEDFVIYISQDTNIKFIDEGEYYLTVYTSKEPTPINTKTFLIYPQPETKIILSRPEPDGMNGFYKTTPVITFTSSSKYDKEPTIFYKWDNGPWNEYKGLLTPPEGIHTLYYFAKDKLGSEEEIKEKSFKVDTTIPKINSINIQDGMYFNKEKIELSGSVSESSSILLIQGKRVNIKEDGTFITEVELFEGTNSITFILIDIAGNEFFEVIKVIRDTIPPEFIIEYPTPWLVVYDKIIEIKGKGEIGGKLTVNGEEILIREDGKFDGRFELKKAGTNVLDFILIDKAGNTTRKSIGVIWNPRVKIELIIGKIEAKVNEYTKILDYPPFIYNNRTMVPLRFISESIGATVDWDSVVRIVTITIENSEGLKKILKLSPDSNVASLNGKPYKMDTSPIIKNDRVYLPVRFIMEAFGAKVEWRSLERRILITYPGEN
- the scfA gene encoding six-cysteine ranthipeptide SCIFF translates to MIKIIKNKPFLSKKNFNCRECATPCKSACKTSMTVGNQNCERDREEKKFVF